caatgtcccacatttcctgagctgtctgcggaccgcactcaacgagcttcctgtagagagctccgggcaggattccattttggaatgccgagatgacaagcagatcgttgagatcgtctacttgcaggcattccttgtggaatcttgtcataaagtcgctgattttttcgtcgcgaccttgacgaatggaaagcagctgagccgaagtgattcggacttccgctttctgaaagaaacTCCTATGGAATGcgtccattagatctcggtaagatctaatgctgccttgggggaggctatcgaaccaccttcttgcgttcccggtgagcagctcgggaaacagcttgcacatgtggacctcgttgagaccctggttcgccatgttatattgatagcgtcccaagaaatcatgaggatccacgagtccgtcataggttatcgacggagttcggtagttctgtggtaggggagttcgggtaatatcgtccgagaacggagtcctcaatgctccgtacacggcgaacccgacatttcttcggtatggaggagatggagttctcctgtgattccggtaccgaggattctttctcctggaagacatgacactactgcggtagtgactgtctcgtatggagggagagggagaatccgccgttttcgtctccggctgcttttggcttttttgcaggaaggttaagaattcctcctgcttttcagccaaaaacagcttgacagcctcgttcaaatcgggctgctgggaagactcagtgggacgatttttggagcggcttgttcctccgccatgagaactggtggtggatttatccctaggctgttttccagacctatgggatggattggcttccttctggttctcacgggcaggaatacgggtactctgcgatctggtatgcattttttgggtggaaaaaatggtcaaaaattcgctttatcacaaatttggttctctgcttcccacagacggcgccagtgatgaatccgcgaattattgatgatgatgaatgctcgtaaaaataaattatgacacggaaattttacgtggttcgatttactgaggtaaatctacgtccacggggagaaatgggggcaggtttgtattgcttgatctgcaaattacagcttacaacacagacttgctatatgattttttctctagagagattctcaccctctcatatcagatctaagttctatttatacattgaactaagatcgtggcttgcatcaccactaagtcgtggatgtcgtgtaggtcatggcctaagatcgtggatgtagtgtaggtcatggcctacgatcgtggcctgagttgacaccacgtggtagtgggtgtgttggaagttgtggaaatccagtATGGGTCCaataactccttgttcggtcgaatgctgagaccgaactgctttggttgccgatctgagagtagagcttgatgccgacctgagcttttaccgagctgtaggctgaggccgaactcttactgagaccgaactgctttggttgccgatctgagagtagagcttgatgccgacctgagagcagagcttgattggttggcttttaccgagctgtaggctgaggccgaactctttggtaatgccgaactcatactcttccttgggctttgggctgatgggccgtcattgctgttgggcttgtttagtacgcaccccatcaatcGTGTGTATTTTACTGAGGGATTGGAGAAGAATTGGAAGGTGTTTGATATGAGAAGTTGTTGTATTTCACATGTTTCATCAGGATGGAGTTAGCTATCAATATGCTCTAGTCAATGATTGATCTATTAATAAGAAATGTTACGTTACATAGTTTATGTAATGTGCAGTTACTTTTCATTATAGCACGTTAgtcttatttaaattataaattatacttaAAAACAATTAAAGGTTGGTTTGttaattttctttataattttgaataaatgcaTAAAGGAACAAAACAATTTCTAACTTTACTGATATAAACTTACTCGTAGTAATATATCACTTATACGGTAGATGTCACGTCAGTTCAAAAATATATCTGGGCTGGTCTAAATACAGTATGTGTAAGAAAACTAAATGGGCTAGATCAAAATTTGAATTGGGCCGATATGTAATTGGAAATGCAGCTTTCAAGAAGTCAAAAAATGGAACTGGTTGCAAAATAAACTCATCCAAGCAACAAATAATGACCTTGCAAGTAGTATGTGTTGGGTAATTACTAACTCGGTCTCACAAAGAATGTCTCATTTTGATcgtacacgaattttaagaaatgtaataaaaagtgagttaaaaaaattagtggaatgtgagtcatatttttatatatcagttttataataaaatgtgagtaggaatgagttagtggaatatgaggtacACTATCAAAAATAGGggaaaaaatgggacaaattttgtTGGATggacggaaatagaaaaatgagacaatctttttgggacggagagagtactaattGTCGTGTCAATACGATAATTAGATTTAGACCAAATCCAGCCATGACACACGTTCATAGACACAATAATAATACGagtaataaaaattgaaaaatactgGATACAATAGTAGTAAGACAAAATGTTAATtctacaaaatttaaattaatacacAAGTAAACCATAATCTTAAATTAACAATTAGAATAATTATTTaagaatcaaaatattattaatacaaagtattaattcaattttttttaattagtactcAAGTAAACCATAATCGTTAAATTAACAATTAGAATAATTATTAGCAATAATAATATTGGTGATAATTATCCGAACCTCACATCAATTTAATTATCGTGTCTATATTCAAATCACCTgcaataaatttatataaatattttattttttgttaattcaaCAAAATGGAATAAATATCCATATTCCCCCTTTTTTCGTCTTCTTTACTATTTTTAGGTTAAATTAAACCAGGATAGAATCAGTGATTCAGTAGCGGATTTGCGGTAATTATCAGAATCCTTTGTTTACTGAAAAATGGAGCTGGCTTCGGTTCCTCTCAGCTCATACTGCTCTGTTTCAGCCGCAAGacccgccgccgccgcttccAGAAGCTTCTCTCCATCACTCCCTGTTTTCAGGACTACCGTTCGGAATATTTCTTCATTATTTGTCGCTTATAAACCCAAAGGTATTCGAATATTGTGCATTGAATCGAATTTTGGCGCCAGAAGGCTAAATTGAGTTCAGGCGTTGGGTAGAAATTGGCATTGGTGTAGAGCTAGAGCTGATAATGATGCTTATTTGTTCCTGATATTCGAATTATGCTGTAGGTATTTGGGTAGGATACATGATTCCAAATACTTGAGGTAGAATTCTGAAGTTTGATATTACTATCTTTTTTCTGACTAGTAAATTAGTAATGGAATTTATGTGTTTGTTGTAGTTATAAGATGGAATTTATATAATGGAGATTGTGTTATAAATTGGGAAATTAGGTCCTTAGCAATTGAGTATGAGGTTTTGTAGTTATAAGAGAAGGAACGGCCGCTATAGCAATCTTAGTATATGTAGGGATTGTAATTTCTTTCAGTAAGGATTGTGATTAACCCCTTCAAGTTTCTCCTATTGGAATGCAGTCTTCGTACTGCCACATGAGAATTTTAGGCGTTTGTCGCGTACTGCTGGTCTTGATAATGCAACAACGGCAGGGAATGTTTCATCTCAGGAACATGTGTCGTCTGCTGAGGAACATATTGCAGAAGGTGGTGCTGTTACTGCAAATGATGCAAACCACAAAAATAAGGATAGTGAACAATTGGATGAGAATAAAATGATTCGCATCTGTGACAAATTAATTGGTGTCTTTATGGTTGATAAGCCTGCACCGACCGATTGGAGGAGATTATTAATTTTTAGCAAGGAATGGGATAATATTCGACCCCACTTCTACAAGAGATGTCAGGACCGAGCAGATAGTGAGAATGATCCTGGAATGCAGCACAAGCTACTTCGGCTTGCAAGGAAGCTCAAAGAGGTACATATCCTGTTTTCCATAACATAATGAAACTATGAATGTGGTccttttattttttcagtaTATTTATTGCCTTATTTAGAATGATCTACGTATGCATAAAGTTGCGTAGATCATCTTTGATCTTTGGGCAGAACAAGATTTTGTTCCTTATACGTTTAGTTGGGTCGAGTATGTTTGTCTTGGACTCTTTGATATATTGTCTGTAGAACTAGAGTTAGTTCATGTTGCAAAATGACCTAAATGCTTTCTGTCTAGATTGATGATGATACCCAAAGGCATAATGAGCTGCTTGATGCAATTAGAAAGTCACCATCTGAGGTTGGTGAAATTGTAGCTCGGCGCCGTAAAGACTTCACGAAAGAATTCTTTGTTCATCTTAACACTGTGGCAGAGTCGTACTATGACAATCCAACAGAACAAAATGGTGAGGCT
This sequence is a window from Salvia splendens isolate huo1 chromosome 14, SspV2, whole genome shotgun sequence. Protein-coding genes within it:
- the LOC121765869 gene encoding uncharacterized protein At4g37920-like — its product is MELASVPLSSYCSVSAARPAAAASRSFSPSLPVFRTTVRNISSLFVAYKPKVFVLPHENFRRLSRTAGLDNATTAGNVSSQEHVSSAEEHIAEGGAVTANDANHKNKDSEQLDENKMIRICDKLIGVFMVDKPAPTDWRRLLIFSKEWDNIRPHFYKRCQDRADSENDPGMQHKLLRLARKLKEIDDDTQRHNELLDAIRKSPSEVGEIVARRRKDFTKEFFVHLNTVAESYYDNPTEQNAVAKLGNTCIASVQAYDTATESIEAINAAELKFQDIINSPSVDAACRKIDNLAEKNQLDSALVLMITKAWSAAKESTMMKDEVKDVLYHLYKTSRGNLQRLMPKEIRILKYLLTIEDPEERMSALNDAFSPGEELEGMDVDNLYTTPEQLHTWVGSIIDAYHFSREGTLVREARDLMNPKIIRKLEELKKAIQDNFM